The proteins below are encoded in one region of Metallibacterium scheffleri:
- a CDS encoding acyl-CoA thioesterase, with protein MSPTQASPRKRRGKVAAQPTSTPATSSPVPAQPLFTAILMVRWRDLDAFNHVNNSVFLTYLEEARLQWLKDVPGPWFDAHAMPVLAASTLNYRRPIEWPASLHIELCCTRVGSSSLTLAHRIVDARDAQCLFCDGDVTLVWMDPASGRSVALPAAIRSACAA; from the coding sequence ATGAGCCCGACCCAAGCCAGTCCACGCAAGCGCCGCGGCAAGGTCGCCGCGCAACCAACGTCCACCCCTGCCACGTCGTCGCCTGTACCGGCGCAACCGCTGTTCACCGCGATTCTCATGGTGCGCTGGCGCGATCTGGATGCGTTCAATCACGTCAATAATTCGGTGTTCCTCACCTATCTCGAGGAAGCGCGTCTGCAGTGGTTGAAGGACGTACCGGGGCCGTGGTTCGACGCGCACGCCATGCCGGTGCTTGCCGCCAGTACGCTCAACTACCGGCGCCCGATCGAATGGCCCGCCAGCCTGCACATCGAACTGTGCTGCACACGGGTGGGCAGCAGCTCGCTGACGCTGGCGCACCGCATCGTCGATGCGCGCGATGCGCAATGCCTGTTTTGCGATGGCGATGTCACCCTGGTGTGGATGGACCCGGCCAGCGGGCGCAGCGTGGCCCTGCCCGCGGCGATCCGCAGCGCCTGCGCGGCCTGA
- a CDS encoding IS1182 family transposase — MTTSTEHDPAATQTGLFLDLPEPSEAQVREAQAKAAMQREQGAPRLLEPNRLQVELRASDLESLLPEDHRARLVWGYVERQDLSRLIEAVKARGSNAGRAAIDPRILFALWLYATLDGVGSGREVARLSLEHDAYRWICGGVSVNYHALNDFRAGNEALMDELLTDNVAALAAVGAITLQRVAQDGMRVRAAAGAASFRRQASLDDHLSQARELVQTIKTQAQADPGQARRQAQAAKLRAAREREARIQAALEQLPEVAAAKKRNGSRAEDARASTTDADARVMKMGDGGFRPAFNVQFATTCEEQVIVGMDVVTAGSDMAQLAPMVEQVAQRLGRSPEQWLVDGGFPAHEQIDAVAGRTKVYAPVPEPRTKQDAQGKEVAQDKHQPKPDDSEAVAQWRVRMAGSEARDIYKQRAATAECVNAQARNRGLLRMPVRGLAKVRSVVGLFVLAHNLLRTAALAPQLIGWGTDPSAMAAQAA, encoded by the coding sequence ATGACGACATCCACTGAGCATGACCCGGCGGCGACGCAGACAGGCCTGTTTCTGGACCTGCCCGAGCCCAGCGAAGCCCAGGTACGGGAGGCGCAGGCCAAGGCGGCGATGCAGCGAGAGCAAGGCGCGCCGCGATTGCTCGAACCCAACCGTTTGCAGGTGGAGCTGCGCGCCTCGGACCTGGAATCGTTGTTGCCCGAGGACCACCGGGCGCGACTGGTGTGGGGTTACGTCGAGCGTCAGGACCTGAGTCGGTTGATCGAGGCGGTCAAGGCGCGCGGCAGCAACGCCGGTCGTGCGGCGATCGACCCGCGCATTCTGTTCGCACTGTGGCTGTACGCCACGCTGGACGGTGTGGGCAGCGGCCGCGAAGTGGCGCGGCTGAGCCTGGAGCACGATGCGTACCGGTGGATTTGCGGCGGCGTGTCGGTGAACTATCACGCGCTCAATGATTTTCGTGCGGGCAACGAAGCGCTGATGGACGAGCTGCTCACGGATAACGTAGCCGCCCTGGCCGCGGTGGGTGCGATCACCTTGCAGCGCGTGGCGCAGGACGGCATGCGCGTTCGCGCCGCTGCGGGTGCCGCCTCGTTCCGCCGCCAAGCCAGCCTGGACGACCACCTGAGCCAGGCCCGCGAGCTGGTGCAGACGATCAAGACGCAGGCCCAGGCCGATCCGGGTCAAGCCCGGCGGCAAGCGCAGGCGGCCAAGCTGCGCGCGGCCCGGGAGCGCGAAGCGCGCATCCAGGCGGCGCTGGAGCAACTGCCTGAAGTGGCCGCTGCCAAGAAGCGCAACGGCTCCAGGGCCGAAGACGCCAGAGCGAGCACCACCGACGCCGACGCGCGGGTCATGAAGATGGGCGACGGCGGTTTCCGTCCGGCGTTCAACGTGCAGTTTGCCACCACCTGCGAAGAACAGGTCATCGTCGGCATGGACGTGGTCACCGCCGGCAGCGACATGGCGCAACTGGCGCCGATGGTCGAGCAGGTCGCGCAGCGCCTGGGGCGCAGCCCGGAGCAGTGGCTGGTCGATGGCGGCTTCCCCGCGCACGAGCAGATCGATGCGGTGGCCGGCAGGACCAAGGTCTACGCGCCGGTGCCAGAACCCAGGACGAAGCAGGACGCGCAGGGCAAGGAGGTCGCGCAGGACAAGCACCAACCCAAGCCCGATGACTCCGAGGCGGTGGCCCAGTGGCGCGTGCGCATGGCCGGCAGCGAGGCCAGGGACATCTACAAGCAGCGCGCGGCAACCGCCGAATGCGTCAACGCCCAGGCGCGTAACCGAGGCCTGCTGCGCATGCCCGTGCGTGGCTTGGCCAAGGTCCGCTCGGTGGTGGGCCTGTTCGTGCTGGCGCACAACCTGTTGCGCACCGCCGCGCTGGCACCGCAACTCATCGGTTGGGGGACAGATCCGTCCGCCATGGCGGCGCAGGCCGCATGA
- a CDS encoding DUF4139 domain-containing protein: protein MSTPLRTLLTAALSCGLVLVAAISRAHAADSTALTIYPAQQQDLFMPGDFATQSGYALVHQQRTFTLHAGMQTLTLQGLAARLDASALLLQFPAASDVRFAGLRVLPPVHGVAALLQQAIGAKVTVSNAQGAALVSGKLRAVDGARLLVEAASGALHLVSGDVALPAGLKLGAPGQQAQVSVDAPHAGSYRAELVYPTAGLGWRPDYALMLNSGTSCRGTLEARATLANHSGTRFDDAHITLLAGTVHAPAGMIAMGTPRLMAAPAEAAAPAPPAQSGLGDYRSYRLAVPLSLAVGAVVQVPLYAPHNLACAHAAVFGDAMPPGWSPQQPDFNPDNHHAESGNPRIEITFTAPQNLPSGEARVYLPDADGSLQFIGASGIDNARKGDRVVLVPGNAYALKVTRSRTHWQVDGKVLTEGLRYTLSNTSRSARTITVYTHPQRWREWMLLHSAPQPVARSVDTLMWRVRVPAEGSANIDYTLRYDAADAPAPR from the coding sequence ATGAGCACCCCGCTACGCACCCTGCTGACTGCCGCGCTTTCCTGCGGGCTGGTTCTCGTCGCTGCCATATCCCGTGCGCACGCCGCCGACAGCACAGCGCTGACGATCTACCCGGCGCAGCAGCAGGATTTGTTCATGCCGGGCGATTTCGCCACGCAAAGCGGTTATGCCCTGGTGCACCAGCAGCGCACATTCACGTTGCACGCCGGCATGCAGACGCTGACCCTGCAAGGCCTCGCCGCGCGCCTCGACGCCAGTGCGCTGCTGCTGCAATTTCCAGCCGCCAGCGACGTGCGCTTTGCCGGCCTGCGCGTGCTGCCGCCGGTGCATGGCGTTGCCGCGCTGCTGCAGCAAGCCATCGGCGCGAAGGTCACGGTAAGCAACGCGCAGGGCGCAGCCTTGGTCAGCGGCAAACTGCGCGCGGTTGACGGCGCGCGCTTGTTGGTCGAGGCCGCCAGCGGCGCGCTGCACCTGGTGTCCGGCGATGTGGCCCTGCCCGCGGGTCTCAAGCTCGGCGCGCCCGGCCAGCAGGCGCAAGTCAGCGTGGATGCCCCGCACGCTGGCAGCTATCGCGCCGAACTGGTGTATCCCACTGCCGGGCTGGGCTGGCGACCTGATTACGCCCTGATGCTGAATAGCGGCACATCGTGTCGAGGCACGCTGGAAGCACGCGCAACGCTGGCCAATCACAGCGGTACGCGCTTCGATGACGCGCACATCACCCTGCTGGCCGGTACCGTGCATGCGCCTGCCGGGATGATCGCGATGGGCACCCCGCGCCTGATGGCGGCGCCTGCCGAGGCTGCGGCACCCGCGCCGCCGGCGCAAAGCGGCCTTGGCGACTACCGCAGCTATCGTCTCGCCGTGCCGCTCAGTCTGGCCGTGGGCGCCGTGGTGCAGGTGCCGCTGTACGCACCACACAATCTGGCTTGCGCGCACGCTGCCGTGTTCGGTGATGCCATGCCACCCGGCTGGAGTCCGCAGCAGCCCGACTTCAACCCCGATAACCACCATGCCGAGTCCGGCAACCCACGCATCGAGATCACCTTCACGGCGCCGCAGAACCTGCCCTCGGGCGAGGCGCGCGTGTACCTGCCCGATGCCGATGGCAGCTTGCAATTCATCGGCGCCAGCGGCATCGATAACGCGCGCAAGGGTGACCGTGTGGTGCTGGTTCCGGGCAACGCCTATGCACTGAAGGTGACGCGCAGCCGCACGCATTGGCAAGTCGATGGCAAGGTATTGACCGAGGGCTTGCGCTACACGCTCAGCAACACCAGCCGCAGCGCACGCACCATCACCGTCTACACGCATCCGCAGCGCTGGCGCGAATGGATGTTGCTGCACAGCGCGCCACAGCCGGTCGCACGCAGTGTCGACACGCTCATGTGGCGCGTACGCGTGCCCGCCGAGGGCAGCGCCAACATCGATTACACGCTGCGCTACGATGCCGCCGACGCGCCCGCGCCACGCTGA
- a CDS encoding enoyl-CoA hydratase/isomerase family protein, producing MLHITEHDYGIRELRLARPPVNALDAGLIRALRLAIEAAPAQGAQALLISGSPGLFSAGLDVPALLALDAPALQHCFEDFFGMAAALAQSPIPVAAAITGHSPAGGAVIALFCDYRVMAAGPFRIGLNEVQVGLTVPTVIRDALARLLGPYRAERLLVSGTMLEAEAALRIGMVDELTEVDQVPQRALLWLQALLALPRQAMLETRAVARADLIAMTQREHLPIAQFGAVWQRAETQATLHALVARLKAGKPD from the coding sequence ATGCTGCACATCACCGAACACGACTACGGCATCCGCGAGCTGCGCCTGGCGCGGCCGCCGGTCAACGCGCTGGATGCGGGCCTGATCCGCGCATTGCGTCTGGCCATCGAAGCCGCGCCCGCGCAAGGCGCGCAGGCGCTGCTCATTTCCGGCAGTCCCGGTCTGTTTTCAGCGGGACTGGATGTGCCCGCGCTGCTGGCGCTCGACGCGCCAGCCCTGCAGCACTGCTTCGAGGATTTCTTCGGCATGGCCGCCGCACTGGCGCAAAGTCCCATTCCCGTCGCCGCCGCGATCACCGGCCACAGCCCGGCCGGTGGCGCCGTGATCGCGCTGTTCTGCGACTACCGCGTGATGGCCGCAGGCCCGTTCAGGATCGGCCTCAACGAAGTGCAGGTCGGCCTGACCGTGCCCACCGTCATCCGCGACGCGCTGGCGCGTCTGCTCGGGCCCTACCGCGCCGAGCGTTTGCTGGTCTCCGGCACCATGCTCGAAGCCGAAGCCGCGTTGCGCATCGGCATGGTCGATGAACTCACCGAGGTCGACCAAGTGCCGCAGCGCGCGCTGTTGTGGTTGCAGGCGCTGCTGGCCCTGCCGCGCCAGGCCATGCTGGAAACCCGCGCCGTGGCTCGCGCCGATCTGATCGCCATGACCCAGCGCGAACACCTGCCCATCGCCCAATTCGGCGCGGTGTGGCAACGCGCCGAAACCCAGGCCACGCTGCACGCGCTGGTGGCCAGACTCAAGGCCGGCAAGCCCGACTGA
- a CDS encoding GspH/FimT family pseudopilin, producing the protein MRRQTGWTLIELMLVTTLIAVLGAVAAPALGDAIARQRVLGAGNEFVGALHYARTAAVSAGARVIVCPSSDGARCAPDTRWDGGWLMAVDRDRDDQPDAAPLLRGGGDAGLRIVSTRGRTRLAFQPSGGAAGSNVTFTLCQAGRADTTRQLVMSNSGRLRNAVVNAASAAACAAL; encoded by the coding sequence ATGCGCAGGCAAACGGGTTGGACGCTGATCGAGCTGATGCTGGTCACGACGCTGATCGCCGTGCTCGGCGCCGTGGCGGCACCAGCGCTGGGGGATGCGATCGCGCGCCAGCGCGTGCTGGGCGCGGGCAACGAGTTCGTTGGCGCGCTGCATTACGCACGCACCGCGGCGGTATCGGCCGGTGCGCGCGTCATCGTGTGCCCGAGCAGCGATGGTGCGCGCTGTGCACCGGACACGCGCTGGGACGGTGGTTGGCTGATGGCCGTGGACCGCGATCGCGACGACCAGCCCGATGCCGCGCCGCTGCTGCGCGGCGGTGGCGATGCAGGGCTGCGTATCGTGTCCACGCGCGGGCGCACGCGGCTGGCGTTCCAGCCCAGCGGCGGCGCGGCGGGCAGCAATGTCACCTTCACCCTGTGCCAGGCCGGCCGCGCCGACACCACGCGCCAACTGGTGATGAGCAACTCCGGGCGCCTGCGCAACGCCGTCGTGAACGCTGCCAGCGCCGCTGCCTGCGCGGCGTTGTAG
- a CDS encoding SET domain-containing protein, giving the protein MILTSYRIAASRIPGAGKGLFLDAPVAAGSIVVAPDAIDRTYTFDEINADPALSCLLHTSVRWFEQRYTLSPDWPDECFVNHSFAPTGLWHLGFIFANGPLAAGTELTVDYRHLLAPGQVEEFTDADSGQNIVGYAWHESIASSTARLAALLAAPRC; this is encoded by the coding sequence ATGATCCTCACGTCTTATCGCATCGCAGCTTCGCGCATTCCTGGCGCCGGAAAGGGCCTGTTCCTGGATGCGCCCGTGGCCGCCGGCAGCATCGTGGTGGCGCCGGATGCGATCGATCGCACTTACACCTTCGATGAAATCAACGCTGATCCTGCATTGTCCTGCCTGCTGCACACCAGCGTGCGCTGGTTCGAGCAACGCTACACGCTCTCGCCCGACTGGCCGGATGAATGCTTTGTCAATCACAGTTTCGCGCCCACTGGGCTGTGGCACCTGGGCTTCATCTTCGCCAATGGCCCCCTCGCCGCGGGCACCGAGTTGACCGTGGACTACCGCCACCTGCTGGCGCCTGGACAGGTTGAAGAATTCACCGACGCCGACAGCGGCCAGAATATCGTCGGCTATGCCTGGCATGAGAGCATCGCCTCCTCGACGGCGCGGCTTGCCGCCCTGCTGGCCGCGCCGCGATGCTGA
- a CDS encoding GNAT family N-acetyltransferase, with amino-acid sequence MSLNIPELRTPRLRLTALREDHFDAYSRMLADHASTRHVGDGKPLDRLNAWRSMAMLLGHWVLRGYGMWAVELLGDGRLIGRVGLLKPEGWPDLELGWMIEPGARGQGYATEAASAALEYAWRELRAARVVSLIRPADAASEKLAAHLGGERVDTLDFCGGPVHVFAYHPPLAQARTATG; translated from the coding sequence ATGAGCCTGAATATTCCTGAATTACGCACCCCGCGCCTGCGTTTGACCGCGCTGCGCGAGGACCACTTCGATGCCTACTCGCGCATGCTCGCGGACCACGCCAGCACGCGCCACGTCGGTGATGGCAAGCCGCTGGACCGGCTCAATGCCTGGCGATCCATGGCCATGCTGCTCGGCCACTGGGTGCTGCGCGGCTATGGCATGTGGGCAGTCGAACTGCTCGGCGATGGGCGCCTCATCGGCCGTGTCGGCTTGCTCAAACCCGAGGGCTGGCCCGATCTGGAACTGGGCTGGATGATCGAACCAGGTGCACGCGGTCAGGGCTATGCCACTGAAGCGGCCAGCGCGGCGCTGGAATATGCATGGCGGGAATTGCGTGCCGCGCGCGTGGTGAGCCTGATCCGCCCTGCTGACGCGGCTTCGGAAAAACTAGCCGCGCACCTCGGCGGTGAGCGCGTCGACACGCTCGATTTTTGTGGTGGGCCGGTGCACGTGTTCGCCTATCATCCACCACTGGCGCAGGCCCGTACTGCGACGGGTTGA
- a CDS encoding HutD/Ves family protein: protein MLQRLPAPLLRDEPWANGAGTTTVLAIGPDPLAWQWRISIARDDRAAAFSVYPDTLRQLTPLDGRLQLRFSAAHAPATMAIDRLQVVRFDGAAAPRAVLPDGPTRVFNLMTRAGTTATLLARPLVGALLLPDAPRWFVHVFAGNAELRQTGDDRLDLQINDSAWASGACRLSGHGEIVLARFDEISAADPPART, encoded by the coding sequence ATGCTGCAACGTCTGCCCGCCCCGCTGCTGCGCGATGAGCCATGGGCCAACGGCGCCGGTACCACCACCGTGCTCGCGATCGGCCCGGACCCGCTGGCCTGGCAGTGGCGCATCAGTATCGCGCGCGACGATCGTGCCGCGGCGTTTTCGGTCTACCCCGATACCCTGCGCCAGTTGACGCCGCTGGACGGCCGCCTGCAACTGCGCTTCAGCGCCGCGCATGCGCCCGCCACGATGGCCATCGATCGCTTGCAGGTTGTGCGCTTCGATGGTGCCGCTGCACCGCGCGCCGTCCTGCCCGATGGGCCGACGCGCGTGTTCAACCTGATGACGCGCGCCGGTACCACCGCCACGCTGCTGGCGCGCCCGCTGGTCGGCGCGCTGCTGCTGCCGGATGCGCCACGCTGGTTCGTGCATGTGTTCGCTGGCAACGCGGAACTGCGCCAAACCGGCGACGATCGACTCGATCTGCAAATCAATGACAGCGCCTGGGCCAGCGGCGCCTGCCGACTCAGCGGCCATGGTGAGATTGTGCTGGCACGTTTTGATGAAATCAGCGCTGCGGATCCGCCCGCGCGCACGTGA
- a CDS encoding non-heme iron oxygenase ferredoxin subunit — protein MSVASCDGWVRVCARAELLPGEFKTVWDGDTPIVVYNIDGDLFAIEDRCTHDDGELAGGALHGYELECARHGARFDLRTGAVLCAPAYVPTASFPVRECEGIIYTRDDRV, from the coding sequence ATGAGCGTTGCATCATGCGATGGCTGGGTGCGCGTGTGTGCGCGCGCCGAGTTGCTGCCTGGCGAGTTCAAAACCGTGTGGGATGGCGACACGCCAATCGTGGTCTACAACATCGACGGCGACTTGTTCGCGATCGAGGACCGCTGTACGCACGACGACGGTGAACTGGCTGGCGGCGCCCTGCATGGCTACGAACTGGAGTGCGCGCGCCACGGCGCTCGTTTCGACTTGCGCACCGGCGCGGTGCTGTGCGCGCCGGCCTATGTGCCCACCGCGAGTTTCCCGGTGCGCGAATGCGAAGGCATCATCTACACCCGCGACGATCGCGTCTGA
- a CDS encoding GNAT family N-acetyltransferase codes for MHDLMFRSATLADAEAIVALVESAYRGDASRVGWTTEADLLDGRRTDVASVLALMHAPDSMILLAQRADGPALLACCHLAREGADNAYFGMFAVRPDAQGEGVGRRVLAEAERIARATWRCSHMAMTVIDVRAELIAWYERRGYHRTREYKPFPYGDARFGLPRRPDLRFELLLKSLTEVCA; via the coding sequence ATGCACGACTTGATGTTCCGCAGCGCGACCCTCGCCGACGCCGAGGCGATCGTGGCGCTGGTTGAAAGCGCCTATCGCGGCGACGCCAGCCGCGTCGGCTGGACCACCGAAGCCGACCTGCTCGATGGCCGGCGCACCGACGTCGCGTCGGTCCTGGCGTTGATGCATGCGCCTGACTCCATGATCCTGCTGGCGCAGCGCGCCGATGGGCCAGCGTTGCTGGCCTGTTGCCATCTGGCGCGCGAGGGCGCGGATAACGCCTATTTCGGCATGTTCGCGGTACGCCCCGATGCGCAAGGCGAGGGCGTGGGCAGGCGCGTGTTGGCCGAGGCCGAACGCATCGCGCGCGCAACCTGGCGTTGCTCACACATGGCCATGACCGTGATCGACGTGCGCGCCGAGCTCATTGCCTGGTATGAGCGTCGTGGCTACCACCGCACCCGCGAGTACAAGCCGTTTCCGTACGGCGATGCGCGTTTCGGCCTGCCGCGGCGACCGGATCTGCGTTTCGAACTGCTACTCAAGTCGCTGACCGAGGTGTGCGCATGA
- a CDS encoding iron-sulfur cluster assembly scaffold protein, translating into MSAPRAEAGNPYHALLLAHARAPLHQHSLTRCDAAADGRNALCGDNIHIELNVCDGRISAYAFRAEACVLTVAAASMLGGRVRGLDQRALLALAARFDQLLAGNAATEACAGLGELAAFAELAAFPSRHKCARLPFATLLAALHGSACATTEEA; encoded by the coding sequence ATGAGCGCGCCGCGCGCCGAGGCTGGCAATCCCTACCATGCGCTGTTGCTGGCGCACGCCCGCGCGCCTTTGCATCAGCACTCGTTGACCCGTTGCGATGCCGCCGCCGATGGCCGCAATGCGCTGTGCGGCGACAATATTCACATCGAGCTGAACGTGTGCGATGGACGCATCAGCGCGTATGCGTTTCGCGCCGAGGCCTGCGTGCTCACGGTTGCCGCGGCATCGATGCTGGGCGGGCGCGTACGCGGGCTGGATCAGCGTGCGCTGCTGGCGCTGGCGGCACGCTTTGATCAACTGCTCGCAGGGAACGCTGCAACCGAAGCTTGCGCCGGGCTGGGCGAGCTGGCGGCGTTCGCTGAACTCGCTGCATTTCCGTCACGGCACAAGTGCGCGCGTCTGCCATTCGCCACCCTGCTGGCGGCGCTGCATGGAAGCGCCTGCGCCACGACCGAGGAAGCCTGA